A window of Ipomoea triloba cultivar NCNSP0323 chromosome 2, ASM357664v1 contains these coding sequences:
- the LOC116010285 gene encoding uncharacterized protein LOC116010285, with protein MAGGKELGLPKKSGCSLKEQLAQKTLHNVRQQGHTYIELREDGKRFVFFCTLCLSPCYSDSILFDHLNGNLHTERLAAAKATLLKPNPWPFNDGVLFFYDHEQDKPLPLSNGEQTKILDIDWNTDDNTLAIVKYDENLLLPDVGEKAAEAETDADFENSTLSSNGDNHQMVIPGVLRRDEISELVVKHIGTSRIATRISEKDEASKQVRRIWSEWLGNKDSGDEDDIMLPEHDFAVVIFPYSYSLGRKGLLEEVRCLLPPSPLSESDETGNAKNKKRKSFSDPEDVSESLSNQCDSSGEESQSTDTRLLLNGYDDQLLHSRVISSKTIRRQLRKQQQVAAERMCDICQQKMLPGKDVATLMNMKTGRLVCSSRNMTGAFHVYHTSCLIHWILLCELEMYGKQSDEPKTKRRSRRKAGSNHKGEKKNGTIRKQISSIFCPECQGTGMKIDEDDLEKPTIPLSEIYKFKIKLSDARKAWIKSPETLNNCSTGFHFPPSSEDLCQEFVTPLKLLKFYRVNDLS; from the exons ATGGCGGGAGGTAAGGAACTAGGTCTTCCTAAGAAGAGTGGGTGTAGTTTGAAAGAGCAATTAGCTCAGAAGACGTTGCATAATGTGAGGCAGCAGGGGCACACATATATTGAACTTAGGGAGGATGGCAAGAGATTTGTGTTTTTCTGCACCTTATGTCTTTCTCCGTGCTATAGTGATTCAATTCTATTTGATCACTTGAATGGTAATCTTCACACTGAAAGGCTAGCCGCTGCTAAAGCTACTTTGTTAAAACCAAACCCGTGGCCATTTAATGATGGTGTCCTTTTCTTTTATGATCATGAGCAAGATAAGCCTCTTCCTCTCTCAAATGGTGAGCAAACCAAGATTTTAGATATAGATTGGAATACTGATGATAATACTCTTGCTATTGTCAAATATGATGAGAACTTATTACTGCCTGATGTCGGTGAGAAGGCTGCAGAAGCTGAAACTGATGCTGATTTTGAGAATAGTACCCTTTCTAGTAATGGAGATAACCATCAGATGGTTATTCCAGGTGTACTGCGAAGAGATGAGATATCAGAACTTGTAGTGAAGCATATTGGTACTTCACGGATTGCTACAAGGATCAGTGAGAAGGATGAGGCTTCTAAACAAGTTCGTAGAATATGGTCTGAGTGGCTTGGGAATAAGGATtctggtgatgaggatgacatTATGCTTCCAGAGCATGACTTTGCTGTTGTCATTTTTCCTTATAGTTACAGTTTAGGTAGGAAGGGCTTACTTGAAGAAGTAAGGTGTTTGCTTCCTCCTAGTCCTCTTTCGGAGTCTGATGAAACTGGCAACgctaaaaacaaaaagaggaaatcattttctgatCCTGAGGATGTCAGTGAGTCTTTAAGCAACCAATGTGATTCTTCAGGTGAAGAATCTCAATCTACAGATACAAGGTTATTGCTAAATGGTTATGATGATCAATTACTGCATTCAAGAGTTATTTCTAGTAAAACCATAAGGAGACAATTGAGGAAACAACAGCAAGTAGCCGCCGAGAGAATGTGCGACATCTGCCAGCAAAAGATGCTTCCTGGTAAAGATGTTGCCACACTTATGAACATGAAAACGGGAAGACTTGTATGCAGCAGTAGAAATATGACTGGA GCATTTCATGTATACCACACTTCTTGCCTCATCCACTGGATACTTCTTTGTGAGTTGGAAATGTATGGGAAACAATCTGATGAACCTAAAACAAAACGAAGGTCTCGGAGAAAGGCCGGGTCAAATCACAAGGGAGAGAAAAAGAATGGGACCATTAGAAAACAAATTTCTTCAATCTTCTGTCCTGAATGCCAGGGTACAGGGATGAAGATTGATGAAGATGACTTAGAGAAACCAACTATCCCTCTGTCTGAG atatataaattcaaaatcaaACTTAGTGATGCACGCAAGGCATGGATAAAAAGTCCAGAGACACTGAATAACTGCTCAACAGGCTTCCATTTTCCTCCCTCATCTGAAGATTTGTGTCAG GAATTTGTAACACCATTAAAGCTGCTGAAGTTTTATCGGGTGAATGATTTAAGCTGA